The region CCTTTAATCCAGGGGATGCAAATTTGAAGGCTTATGGTGGACAACTGGTTTAACCATTCACCatcagatctggctggaccacatagGATCTGCTGTCACTCCCTTTGCTCCTCCCCTcccctagccctgaacttgcatctttctctaatGTTCTCCTATCTCCTCTCatccaagctcatcttgtccatgagacccacctcctgtccACTTGATTCTGTTCCCAAAAACTACTGATCACCAATGTCCCCTCTAATTTTTTTGTGCGGACTTTTTTTGCATGACCATACATGCACGATAACGAAGGTCTGATTTGTGTGCAGCCTGTGAGGGAACTCGTGGATTGCTGTACAGCTTGGGAGGAACATGGCTGACCACCCAACCTGCCATCCTGACCCCCCATGTTAGCTGCTATTGTTAACTGTTCCTTCTCTCACCGTTcccttcaaatctgctgtcattaacCCATCCCTCAGAAGTCCACTGTTAATCCCTGTATCCTTGCAATCTACCACCcatctccaaactccctttcctctgcaaagtccttgaacatgctgTTACCTTTCCAAATACATTCTCCTCTTTCTTTCAACTTCATGTCTCACCTTAAATCGGGTTTCTGCCCATGCTGTAGCCATGATACAGCTTTTATCAAAGCCGCAAATGACATCCTCTGAGTCTATGACCTTGATGTACTCACTGTCTCTTGACCTCTCTGCACCCTTTGACATGGTTAACCTTATCATCTCCAACACCCCTCCTGAGGTAAAACTGAttttgcctggttccattcttatctatcctgTTGTAGCCAGACAATCGCTGCAGTGGCTTCTTTTCCCGTTCCTGCACTGTTAACTTGTTCCTGAGGATTTATCCTTGGAGCCCCTCCCGTTTCTCACCTACATGCTGCCTCTTGACCACATCTGAAAACACTATGttgggtccacacacacaaaccacccagctctacctcacctctcTCAACCCATCCACTACCTCTGATTCAGTCTTGCTGCTTGGCCAACACTGGATGAGCAGGAATTACCTTCCCAATTCAATATTGGGAAGTCCAAAGCCATTGCCTTGGTCCTCACCACAAACtctattcttgttttcaaatccctccctgacCTTGCCCCCTCCCACTTCCTTAACCTTGTTTACTCCTGCAACCTTTCCAAATCTCCGTGCTCCTCTACTCATGCCTCTTGCATGTCCCCCTGATTGCAATCACTCCACAGCTATCTGGGCCTTTATGCTTTCATTTCCTTCCAtaacctctcctcctttaagacctacCTCATTGACCAACCTTTTGGTCACCCCTGTCTTGTATCTCTGTATGCCTTGGTGTCCAATATTGTTTGGTAATAcccctcctgtgaagtgccttgtgacGTATGTTAAAAGTGTTTGTTTATAATGTGATACATTAAGGTAACCAGAATTCAATTTGCTTGTAATCCATAAACTCAGTCTTAGATTTTTGTCCTTTGTGGATGCTTTTCTTTATGCTTTTTAAGTTTAGAAACTGTCAATGTCTTCCTCAGGATTTCAGCATTGCCATGTATAAGCACCTTTGTGATCTGAAAGAAAACCTGATGTGGGTTTCTCCAGGTGGAATGGACCTGAAGCTACTTGGTTGTGACATCGATGCTGACCTGATCCAAAGAGCCACTGAATCTAATTCCTTTCCTGAATCCATTTCATACGTTACTTTGGATGTCATGGATCCTGCTTCCCGAGAGGCCGTGTTAAAGCCTTACTTGGACAAATTTGACCACACTGCTTTTGACATTTGCTTTTGTATGTCTGTGACAATGTGGATCCATCTCAATCACGGCGACCAGGGGTTACTTGATTTCCTAGTGTGTGTATCGGGACTTTGCGAGGCTTTGCTGATCGAACCACAACCCTGGAAGTGCTACCGAGCTGCAGCCCGCAGACTGCGCAAGCTGGGCAAAAGCAAGTTTGACCACTTCAAAACCCTCTCTATCAAAGGGGATGTGGCTCAGAAGATTCAGCAGTTCCTGATAACTGATTGCAAGATGGAACTGGTCCGGTGTTTTGGGAGCACCAGCTGGGACAGGAAtttactgctttttaaaaaacgTTCCTTGAGTCATGACTAAATAAGTCAATTTCGAGCAGCTACCAATTATTCACAAGGCACTTTATTCTGTGTTTGAAAttaaaacctttttttaaaactacactaaaacaattttttaaaaataacggCTGAATTTATTATTGAGACTGTGTATTGTTTCCCAAATTTTCCCTTCAACAGGCATTGAGCTAGTTGGTCTATAATTATCCAGGTTAGCTCTTTTTGAGAATGTGTGCTACATTGGCCACTTCAGTTCTCTAACACACACCCACGCTTCAGAGAACCCTGAAAAATAATATCTATGGATTTGGCTACCTTCATTTCCTTTCTTCCCACCGCCCCCCTTCATCCCCATCTCATGCAGGATCCTGGGATATATCCCATTAGTTCCTGGCACTTTATCCTTTAGATAAACTAACTTCTCCTGTACTTTGCTTTAATCATTTTTAACCAGTTTGGTCTCCTTCCCATATCCTTGATCGTAAATGTTGAAGTGAAGGTGTTTAAGTGGTCCTGTAGAGGTTCAGCAGAAAAATCAACATAATCTCTTTCCCCCTCTTACTCATGTTTGTACAGTATTTTACTGTTAATATTTAGAGATTCTGTCTTTGTATCCTTTCCTTGTCCCTTTCTAGACCTCTTTccttatttttctcttttttatcCTGCCTCTAGCCTTCTGGTGCCATTTTCAGTTTAAGTTGGTTTCTAATCCACAGCTGAAACTTGAATGAGTCTTTTTATAATTTATTCAACTTTCCAACCTGTTTTTAAAGTATCCTATTGATATTGGCACTCAGGCTGTAGATCAACAGTTTCCATCTCGCCTCAGTGAACCCACTCCTCCCTTTTCTAAATCTGCCCTATTCCAAtcccttgtgtttttttttttctcttttttctcttttcattTGGATCTTGGACCTGATCATTTTATGGTCATTACTCCTAAAGTCCTCACTTTATCTACCTATTTTCTATTTCATTACTCATAACTAAATCAAGCAAGACCTCTTGTAGACATGTGGACACACTGCTTGAGGAAGGAGTCCTGCACAATTTTGAGGAACTCCACTCCCTTTTCCCTCTGAGCAGGTTATTGAAATTTCTCACAACAGTAATGTTCAAAATAATTTCTTTGATCTGTCTCTTGATTTCCCAGCCCTAATCTGTGGGTCTGCAGTACAACCATGAGGTGAGAAtaaatgcccttgacatcaaggagtccgagcaaaactggagtcaatgggaatcagggggtaaactctctgctggttggagtcatacctagcacaaaggaagatggttgtggttgttggaggtcagtcatctcagctccagaatatcactgcaggagttcctcagggtagtgtcctaggctcaaccatcctcagcagcttcatcaatgaccttccctccatcataaggtctcaAGTGGGGATGTACAATCATCAGTCAacaatgttgagcaccatttgGGACTCCTCAGGTACAGAAACAGTTAGTGTCCAtatgcagctagacctggacaatatccaggcttgggctgacaagtggaaagtaacattcatgctgcacaagtgccaggcaatgaccatctacaacaagagagaatctaaccattgcctcttgacattcaatggcattaccatcactgaatcccctcactatcaacagcctgggggttaccattgaccagaaactaaactggactagccagaggctaggaatcctgtagggaataactcccctcctgactccccaaagcctgtccaccatctataaggcacaagtcaggagtgtgatggaatactctccacttgcctgggtgactgcagctcccgcaacactgaagaagctcgacaccatccaggacaagcagccccttgattggcaccctatccacaaacattcactcctgccaccactgatgcacagtagcagcagtgtgtgcaccatctacaagatgcactgcagaaactcaccaagcctcattAGACATCATATTCCAAACCCACaggcactaccatctagaaggacaaaggcagcaggtacatgggaacaccaccacctggaagttccttcactgtcactgggtcaaaatcctggaattccctccctaacagcactatgggtgtacctacactgcagcagttcaagaaggcagttcaccaccaccttctcaagggcaattagggatgggcaataaatgctagcctagccagtgaagcccacatcccttgaatgaataattttaaaaaaactaatgtaGCAATTGATTTTTATCTTTGAACCACGCTCAGTGCTTGAATCTCTTCAGTGTACACCAGGCCTCTCTACAACTTGCACTCTCCTCTGAATCAGAAGACTGGATTCCAGTCTCACTCCAGACATTTGAGCACAGAAGCTATTCAGTgtggaaggagtgctgcactgttgggggtgccATCTTTTGTATGAAACGTTGAACCAAGACCAGGTGAGGGCTTTGAACATGCACGCAGGTgagttttaaatttgaggcattggtgGACCGGCAACCAATGTAAGTCAGTAAGCAGGGTGTAATGGGTGATTGGACTTggggtgtgagttaggatacaagtaacagagttttggatgagctgaaggttatAGAGGTTGAAAGGCCAGGAGAGTGTTGGGTTAGCAAGCCTTGTAACAAGGGCCTGGATGAAGGATTCAGCAGCCGATGGAATGAGGCAACAGATGATATCGTGGAGGTGGCACTTGGCAGTCTGTAATGAGAGGCTGTGGAGTTGGAAGCTCAGCTTTAAGTCCAAAAAGGATAGTGAGGTTACAAACAGTGGGTTAGGAAGAGGGAAGGTGTCGGTAGCTAGAAAACTGAGTCTGAAATCATGTTGTGTGCAAGTTGACCTATGTTTCCCTatacagtgactatgcttcaaaaatatttcttTGCCTGAAAAGCATTTTGGAAGGTTCTGGGACCATAAAAGGTGCTTTTGTAAGCTCTTTGGAGAGGGAAGATGAAACAAAGTTGTTTGCACCCTAAGCAAGCCTTGTAAAGTGTGGGATAATTACTGTCTCAAACATATTTCAGGTCTCGAATCTTTATCTGTGATATTTAATTCTACTTGTGATATTTTGTTAGCTGTACAATGAGGGACAGTGTGCTTAGGCTGACACCAAACTGTAGTAAACATCTGAAATTTGACCTGGACTGACCCAATGCTAGGGGAATCTGCTAGttattaattacttgctgtttTGGTGGAAATAGTTGTCTTGAGTGTCAACTGTGGCTTAATTGATAGCATTCTTACCTCTGAACCACAAGGTTCCACTGCCAGACTTGAGCACCAAGACCAAAGCTGACACTcgagcaggactgagggagttctgcactgtcagaggtgttatCTTTTGGATCAGGGCCCCATCTGCTTGTTGGGGCGGATGTAAAAGGTCTCATGGctctatttcgaagaagagcagggagctcttcctggtgtcctggccaatgtttatccctcaatcaacaccacaaaagcagacaatctggtcattatcacattgctgtttgtgggagcttgctgtgagcaaattggctgccacgttcccgacattacaacagtgacgacacttcaaaacaTGTCATtgactataaagtgctttgagacatctggtggtcttgaaaagtgctatataaatgcaagtctttagtCCTACAGTTAAACTTTTCAGTAGATTTTCAGGGATTCCCAAACCAGCTCGTTACAATTTACTTTTACCTGTGTATGACTTTACCTGAGGTTGTATTTGGGCCCAATCTTCTGAGCCCAACTGTTTATCTTTCCACTGATTATTGAGTGTTGCAGAGACACCTGCACTTATATTATCACCTTTCTCAAACATACAATCTGCAAATGCAACAGTTGGTTTCTGTTGGGGCAGGCGCCGTAGATGTTGGAGAGGAATAATCAATTACtctgcttttcctcatgttggttAAGGAGGGTCGGGGATTTCAAGCATGTGGAGACTCAGCTCCCAAGGTCTTATTAACAGCTGTAGCTGTGAATGGTGCCCTGGTTTCCTACAGGGCCAGGGCAGCTCTGCTGTTAAGTGTCCGAATATTCTGAGTTTGATTTTCAACAAGACTTGAATCAGTCACGGGCCTGCTCAGGTCATTTTTTAAGTGGTTGTTTTAATTATCCCAGCATTTCTCTCCttaattcaaaaagggagggagacacaggCTTAACCGCTGTCatagggaaatgttagaagctgttattagaCATTGTAGCGGGGCACTTGGGAAAACTTCAAAATAATCAGACAGAGtctacatggttttgtgaaagagaaatcatgtttaaccaattttttggagttctttgaagaagcaacAAGTGCTAagggtaaaggggaaccggtggatgtactgtacttagatttccagaaggcatttgataaagtgccacatcaaaggttattgtggaaaataaaagcctagggtgtagtgggtaacagGAAGCAGTGCGCATAAATGGGTCAATTTCTAGTTGGCGGGATGTAacaagtggaatgccacagggatcagtgttaggcctccactttttacaatttatatcaatgacttggatgaagaggctaaattttctgatgagacaaagatagataggaaagtaaattgtgaagatgaCATGAGGCTGCAAAGGCATATAgttgggttaagtgagtgggcaaatatctgataaatggaatgtaatgtgggaaaatgtgaaattgtccattttggcaggaagtatTTAAAGAAAAGGCATGTATCTAAATAGTgagtgcagagctctgagatgcagagggatctgggtgttctggtgcatgaattgcaaaaggttagtatgcaggtacagcaagtaattaggaagactaaTAGACTGTTAtcattcattgcaaggggaattgaatacaaaagtagggaggttatgcttcagttgtacagggcactggtgagatcacatctggagtactgtgtacagtattggtctccttatttaaggaaggatgtaattgcattagaagcagttcagagaaggtttaccagactaatacctggaatgggcgggttgtcttatgaagaaaggttggacaggttaggcttgtatctgctggagttcagaagggtcagaggtgacttgattgaagcataagatcctgagggaacttgtcaagctggatgtggaaaggatgtttcttcttgcgGGACAATCTTGAACTaaaagtcactgtttaaaaattagagctgttcatttaagacagagatgagaattttttttgagggttgagagtctttggagctctcttcctcaggaagcagagtctttgaatatttttaaggcagagatcgattcttgataagtaaggggctgaaaggttatcggggtaggtgggaatgtggagttgaggttacgattagatcagccatgatcttattgaatggtggagcaggcgagaggggctgagtggcctacttctgctcctaactcgtatgtttgTATCTGCCGCATAGCTCTCAATCCACATTGAGCTCACCGGAGTTTGCAGTGGGTAATGACCCTGAAACCATCAGCATTTGCTGTCATTATTCCTCCAacattgacagcaacttctggagtctgcAGGTGCATGTTTAAATGGGAACATCCAGTTGCTGCCAGTGACTTAGTACTTCTCCATATCATGTACTGTTGAGTTTCCCCTCCAGACTGCAATCAATTAAAAATCATTGAGCTGACAATGACTCATCCTTTTATGgattagaaaacaaaaacagaattacctggaaaaactcagcaggtctggcagcatcggcggagaagaaaagagttgacgtttcgagtcctcatgacccttcgacagaacttgagtgaatccaagaaaggggtgaaatataagctggtttaagctgtgtgtgtgtggaggggggtggggggtttttgGGTGGGGTGAGAGAAGTGCAGGGggttgatgtggttgtagggacaaacaagcagtaatagaagcagatcatcaaaagatgtcacagacaacaacaaaagaacacataggtgttaaagttggtgatattatctaaacgaatgtgctaattaagaatggatggtagggcactcaaggtatagctctagtgggggtggggggagcataaaagatttaaaaatatttaaaaataatggaaataggtgggaaaagaaaaatctatataatttattggaaaaaacaaaaggaagggggaagaaacagaaagggagctcaagacctaaagttgttgaattcaatattcagtccggaaggctgtaaagtgcctagtcggaagatgaggtgttgttcctccagtttgcgttgggcttcactggaacaatgcagtaagccaaggacagacatgtgggcaagagagcagggtggagtattaaaatggcaagcgacagggaggtttgggtcattcttgcggacagaccgcaggtgttctgcaaagcggtcgcccagtttacgtttggtctctccaatgtagaggagaccgcattgggagcaacgaatgcagtagactaagttgggggaaatgcaagtgaaatactgcttcacttgaaaggagtgtttgggcccttgaacggtgaggagagaggaagtgaaggggcaggtgttacatcttttgcgtgggcatggggtggtgccataggagggggttgaggagtggggagtgatggaggagtggaccagggtgtcctggagggaacgatccctacggaatgccgatagggggggtgaagggaagatgtgttttatGGAATAGCTTCATTGTAAAAGCCCCtggaaaaagttacaccttgtagAAAATGGTGTATCTGGGTTTTTAACAGTGTGCCATCTTGATAATTATTGCTAATCATCCTCACTtgccctgaaaaactaattttatatttaagTTTCTCCATTATGTTAAAGAAATTTAATATATTAATTTAAAGTTTGATATTTTAGGTTCTATCTTAATCTTGTGCATGTCCCAAACACTTATTTCACGATCTTAAAAAGGGAAGGGATTCGGTGATTTTTAACTTCCTGGCTTGCTGCTTCCTCTGCTTAATGCCATTATTACTGCTGGATGCCTGGAGAACCCCTCGATGTCAGGAAAGGGGAATACCATGCAGCAGATCTTTTCAGACAGttttctttgaggtcagtggtgagTGCCACCACTTTGCTGCTGACCACAAATTCTGGGCTCATGAAATGAATTTTCTTTTAGGCCCAACTTCTCGTCTCCATGCTGAAGAGCGCTGTAATCGTTGCTTACCACAAGGTGTCACCAACATGCCATTTTTGCCTCGCAAAAGGTGAGCCAGGGAATGATTCTTGTCGGAAAGCCTTTGCTCACCACCAACTTTCACCAAGCCACCCTGTCAGGCTTTACGCACAACCTCGTTTGTTATTGAATAACAGCTGACTAAATGCAATACTGTCTCAGCTATTAGCATGGAAAATGCTCAATTATTGGATAGTCCTTTTTTGAGTTGGATGAAAAATTCCATTTGGTCTTGCTGCCTCTGTCTTTTCTCTGGTTGGCCCTCTTAATTTGTTAACTAATTTTTTTCAAGATCTGTggtaagcatttttttttaagcacAGGCAACACCTTTTTGGCTTATTGAAACAGGTGTGCAGTGTTTGCAGGGACAGATGAGACTGTCAGCAGATGCCTGCCAGTCTGGGAGTGGTCATTCATTTGTTTTTTGTTAGACTCATAAAGCTATTTTTGGAAGATCTTtcccaccaagcctcctttgcaTTTTAATGGTAATCACAGGAGTGAGTTAAAGAAAAATGGTTGCCATTAACTTTTTTATCTGCCCTCCCCTCTTCACCTATTTCTTTTCACTCCCTCGATCCTGTTACGTGCTGGGGATTCTGTCCCCTGGTGTGAGCCACTCTCACTGAGCTGGCCAATGTGCCTGTCCATCCTGCGTGAGCCTAGGGAGCTTGTAGTAGTAGTTGGGGAGGATTACTCAGCAAAAATGCCAGCACTAACCAAGGGATGGCTTGGCATTAATTAGTAGCAATTTGGGCTGCCAGGTCAGGCGTGGCTGTGGGTAGGGCTCTCGtatctgagtcagaaagttatgtgttcaagacccactccaaagacttgagcacggAAATCAGAGTGTGAGGCCCAGGTGGTTGAAGGCACGACTTCCAGTGTGGTAGTGTGAAGTGAGTGGGGGAGAAGCACAAGGTGCTAAACAgagtttgggaggggtgggggtggaggttgtAAGGCTGCTAGAGGTCAACATGAGGACTAGAATTTTGAATTGAAGGTGTTGGTGGACAGGAAGCCAATAAAAGTGAATGAGGCCAGTGGTAATTttctttgctccaccattggaaggtgtgtcttcagctgcctaggctgcaaactctggaattccctccctaaaccttttttGCTTCTCTACGTCTCTGCCTTGAAAGTGAAAGACTTACATCTGTTTGGCATCTTGTCCcagagcactttacaaccaattacaATTGCAGGTTATATTTACAAGatacatttcatgtcaaacattctcTGGTCCATACAGCCCCTCTCTGTACTATGGCAGGAAAGCCTTAGACAGTATcctttccccattgagcctttgtGGCAGCTGCTCAAGCTTTAGTGTGTTCCCCAGCGCATAGTCCTAAACCTTGGAATGTTGGAAAGTAAAATTTAAAAGTGAAAagtgaagggattcagtgatttttagcttcctggtttgctgtccgTGAGAACagttcccacatgtctgtccttggcttgctgcgttgttccagtgaagctcaatgcaaactggaggaacagcacctcatcttccgactaggcaccttacagccttccggactgaatattgagttcaacaattttagatcatgaactctctcctccatccccaccccatttccgattcccacccacccaccgcccccctcccccacctttttttccaattatttatatagatttttcttttcccacctatttccattatttttaaatgtattaaatccattgttttatctctgccttttagcctatttcgatcctttccccccaccccaccgacaccagggctatctgtatcttgcttgtcttgctttctacacgtaattagtacattccttaggtaatatcaccacctccaacacctctttgtccttttgtctgtgacatcttttggttatctccacctatcactggccctctatccagctctacctgccaccccccccgcccctacccccgcaaaccagcttatatttcacctctcttctatttttacttagttctgttgaagggtcattcggactcaaaatgttaactgtgttcctctccgcagatgctgtcagacctgctgagtttttccaggtatttttaattttgttttgaatttccagcatctgcagtttttgcttttatcaatatgATTGGTGCCAGTCTGCAATGCTTGATCATCGACTGCTGTTTTGCAATGGAAGACCAAGACATTTCGGGCAGAACAAAGGGCGCCTTTCATtgagttgatggtcctccagctgcagttgatgtttatctcggtttgcgtccctgggaacagcctgtggagcagagtcctgtgttacagagctgcttgggatgaacctccaCAAAAAAACACTGCATCACTAGCTAAACGTGTAGGAGCAGCACAGAGGCtagagtgctaccaattgagccaagATTGACACCAAGTCTTAACTGGCATTCGTGGTGAACTCTTTTATGGCCAATATTTTCTGATACTTGGTGCACTGACAAGCATTTTGATGACTATGCCTGCACTTGGAATCAGAGCCTCTTTTCTGCAATTTTCATTCATCCGGCATTATCCACTCACTTCTACCTCAGGTTTTGCAACGTCCAAATCAGAGCAAAGTTAACTAATTCCATTCCAATGACTTTCCTAAATCCCAAACTCAAGGGAACACTTTGTATTGTATCAGAGTGAAATTTTGGACAATATACATGGTCCCAGCCCTTGATCTAGATAATAATCAGTGACAAGCTTAGTACACGCTAGTGTTTTTTAAGCATGAATCAGTGCTCAAGCAATTGTTGATGCGGTTTTAGTGATCAAAGTTTTCTGATGTACAAGTTGTGTCAGGAATCTTTATGATTCATTTTAATTATGTAGGGAAGAGAAATGTGAATTAAACCAGATTTAATATTTGCAACAGGCGATGCAGGGAGGAAACAATTGAATTCTAAATGATACTAAGCCATACACATCAGAAGGCTTTGGGTTTGAGCCCTGACTCTCATTATTGATAACTGAAAGATACAGATACACTTGTATTATTTTCCAAACACTTTTCAAATCTTTCATTGGACAAAAGTAACTTTATTCTACCCTCTCCAATATCTCTATGATGTGCACAAGTATGCCTACACATTTACCTGTGCATATGTTCCATCACATGTATCTCTAATGTGTATCTCTAACTTACATATATTGTTAGCATATGCATGTATTTCTTCATATGCATCTGTAGCAAGTACATGTATTCCTTCTCTTTTATCTCTCTGACTTGCATGGTAATATAAATTTTATAAAACTCTAGTCGAGCTTTATAAATGACATCTGCATTTACCACTTATTTGGGTGCTCCT is a window of Carcharodon carcharias isolate sCarCar2 chromosome X, sCarCar2.pri, whole genome shotgun sequence DNA encoding:
- the LOC121273292 gene encoding pre-miRNA 5'-monophosphate methyltransferase, translated to MASPMNEAKPEYMKTENEQCEPGAAPYGNFINYYRFNPPGERLRLIPAADLVAVFPGGRTVALDVGCNCGDFSIAMYKHLCDLKENLMWVSPGGMDLKLLGCDIDADLIQRATESNSFPESISYVTLDVMDPASREAVLKPYLDKFDHTAFDICFCMSVTMWIHLNHGDQGLLDFLVCVSGLCEALLIEPQPWKCYRAAARRLRKLGKSKFDHFKTLSIKGDVAQKIQQFLITDCKMELVRCFGSTSWDRNLLLFKKRSLSHD